A window of the Besnoitia besnoiti strain Bb-Ger1 chromosome VI, whole genome shotgun sequence genome harbors these coding sequences:
- a CDS encoding hypothetical protein (encoded by transcript BESB_068890) produces MDESYLPNYGITAAQTPSSSQTNPKTDGSPTAPEASAGAATEADSDVLRGSAAAAEFGDRNSPVRWTVKDVLLKIIFCICLATLVGLIFAGIIFIFDLPQKGPGGLHHGRSHFAVPMTAPTRPEPIPFLQQAYNAEEPIPSVAIIFTAGAVDGNAGIAEGPTAEPVLGTAQEGPG; encoded by the exons ATGGATGAGTCGTACCTCCCAAATTACGGTATCactgcggcgcagacacCATCGTCTTCTCAGACGAACCCCAAAACCGATGGTAGCCCCACTGCGCCAGAAGCCAGCGCCGGGGCCGCTACAGAGGCCGATTCC GATGTCCTGCGCGGatcggcagcagcggctgaaTTCGGTGACAGGAACTCACCTGTCCGGTGGACCGTGAAGGATGTATTGCTCAAGATAATATTTTGCATCTGCCTAGCAACCCTTGTCGGCCTCATCTTTGCTGGAATCATCTTCATTTTCGACCTTC CTCAGAAAGGTCCCGGTGGCCTCCATCATGGTCGATCTCATTTTGCGGTGCCAATGACTGCGCCAACGAGGCCCGAACCTATTCCGTTCCTGCAGCAAGCTTACAATGCCGAAGAACCGATTCCTTCGGTGGCGATTATCTTTACAGCAGGAGCTGTGGATGGCAATGCTGGGATCGCTGAGGGACCTACAGCTGAGCCTGTGCTGGGAACAGCCCAGGAAGGCCCCGGCTGA
- a CDS encoding hypothetical protein (encoded by transcript BESB_068900) translates to MVGSSPLPWTKKSSGAAQHHDRWSLAADLLNIGQQVAAICPIEETAYTCGRRTLTVASRRLPTSFSALCPRPQSASLQCTRNQARSTARDAFCKGSPLRDLLITRKPVAATKLRLRERASTASALEPKMSRCDQRRRGSLCLWDQF, encoded by the coding sequence ATGGTTGGCTCTTCGCCGTTGCCCTGGACAAAGAAATCCTCTGGCGCTGCACAGCATCATGACCGTTGGAGCTTGGCCGCAGACTTGCTGAATATAGGGCAGCAAGTGGCTGCAATATGTCCGATCGAGGAGACGGCCTACACCTGCGGCCGAAGGACGCTGACAGTCGCCAGCCGTCGGCTACCAACGTCGTTCAGTGCGCTCTGCCCTCGACCTCAgtccgcctctctgcagtGCACGAGGAACCAAGCTCGCAGCACAGCCAGAGATGCATTCTGCAAGGGAAGTCCCCTTCGCGACCTGCTGATCACAAGGAAGCCGGTTGCAGCCACGAAACTTCGCCTCAGAGAACGCGCGTCCACCGCTTCGGCCCTCGAGCCGAAAATGAGCCGCTGCGACCAGCGTCGACGAGGCAGCCTGTGCCTGTGGGACCAGTTTTAA
- a CDS encoding hypothetical protein (encoded by transcript BESB_068880), with protein sequence MLAALQRLDSETGDRDPGEERDGAAHSATSFFPPPLAERGTALRGEGISRRRRSSTVAGSLLDRQAPRQPSATPPPSSSPRAAASSAASSAARVGPVRLVARLARRFAAAEEGTPPQHRPRQRTQEDTRSERALTDAAWRTLLTPALRHRGRSPLRGSSLWAVAARGERAELSTSFVTSARALGLERSLQLAEEGRQEEGKSLLLLGEVLLARAASASSASSAAAGEERRLANPDAILWLLYLLSSKTAGGNESADWRAAPAEGRGEKHALCRDGLRASELSRQVLRVAGVPTPHLDAQLLRRAFSGQLQRPAPEDVPGEVPAFRRAPEAPPAISHVLSLHLKQEVVAAATRLGFGGADAFRWLKAAREEGEREAERLPDGKETEKSERRELKAMEATAEEEEEGAGYLQEEREHSQTEEPEGDERKQDEGPDDATKDEEVTLAPSVHTLQKTRGVGVVTSRRQIRASWPEVSALESSKESEQEEDNAVVCASSRPGATPWGDRVPSLRSLFSPPPSSASSRASHSVFAFRKFRSFSLAPDASSVDGDDGARLCLPDGAGEASGAVSPLQPPQAARGDRDPRAGGRCSARGNGDFFRLDRVATLRARMNGAPSSSRLSPDAASWSLLPPSDRPAAASLSRVFPAAPSASSLSGAPSGLQPAADALAAASEGTASSVCAVLRLGDAGLAVSPALGPASGAQASPETRQLSQGASVTAPTSFFAFPHRPFFFPERPGDRRTGLLDAGFGLLLGGEAASVRRPSAAQSAAEIDDGRSSAGGFPPGGPSCAQPLQASEATQFAVSMTARLSDGRARGGALRALLPPPEPQTASQPENEARKRGDLALRERRLSRGQTPPPAEQASRVSGSSAAGPEAWEREMRQWLLSAQSGCDAAGAGAKKRRLAARVSQFASWDLRVLQPRVRRAARTLRAAGGGDAERGAMQVFGRMDARAAGGVGSLLSTAYCTMTLGGLDSRLALFAKSIRAAPGARGARARVSLGAAASVSLPSSPLSPLPLPSAALVAIASSASSFFTSSAPAVSSPRRLTLAAVLTACPPPLPPSPVLSLAAPRPSRGIGCSSAPSPAPWSPDEAPYEADAPTRAPFWLHCCVRALQGFESVLFRSVHCAACLQAPSRGLPSASPPSSSRACAAPRPVTRRCHVQCLSSSSLLTQEAKRQTRVEFAAVRIPSLASLLPPQEGGGARGSAADLASRPFFAACSDLRYSPDTADDRTASWQRWREADFRTPMNSEPIGAAGPWSARRSERETEATTWPPESRGALRASFSEEVAWAPVFEEVAELASLLRRLRAFVAFFSSLALRDRVCSAAAPPASASLRRGVGITVGAFVAAVERALSEIDAFLLSDEAYTRLIHEGGGLFAGAASGGGPPAFPNSPLALLPRLQAWQKLFRFLASLCYLDFPWCARAAESEAAWRLGAAALTRRAEPRSSDWERPLLGGAEAAGWGIADAGWVFPRGSKLLDRVFLFAASVQADAAYTPRPLGFLSLDDLLLGSETPRVRARGASPSPSRWDVALHLLLLTMSPLLHFLENWVFRARFYDPCEEFIYQGPPPFSAAAAASSSLPDAGGILGMVSAAGGGHSECVSFLFSAEAGEGTERSASEGAAAVAAAAQTNLALPSFLVSIQQEIHRAGLLLFILRQASPKAFQAASLATPALSPSSPSLHSDEPASSPSSFVSFGPAQGPTQASSSAVSAFSAPSLSIESFARSLDSRQLTSVSSFLSPAPGSALLPLTRALPPCAELASSLLLPRDSLSVSLCPSLSSFACAVAPRFALSQAASSAASARACPFTAAEARTGFRASADAGVLEFSVFFRDLVRVESKVRRLFAGGLQRVWRLVEAQQLHVQQVDDARQAHWRRARGLLHRRIQLSHQTQLLQMRRAHLSCEIIRAAAALASQRSTPCSSLTDVWRRVLKKQKEAQRQALDEQQRDARARAESLPEAIGDDNGRGRQEWIQAELERRLKLQRVEYEQLELKLEQLKQLQREISRACCEPYVPPGGAAAHRRQAAKSQFEAKKLKAGVAQAEHEVEAAAAALVSAQLMLERSRERARARSMEERLQQGREHRDRGLKILQPPGGAATIGGLLKTPTPDRDETPRECRRDRTVRSSPSSPSASRAARSSSALLEATSVPHAPPAASSPRSPPHVQAQETLEKRDVADVDSAEFDMGTAHVGGSVAEEGGTDMTGGNERKESPAPCLPLPAADTEGPEPGTWATTAASSPRDTVGSGEETPRFRGGDAGADGDGNDDGKEGKWTMERFCRKGEEGILNRSVWICLGGAISAQHAVADRAFLALLGPQQFDLLGCLEVVRKFILFGASDVMGQFAVDLVAELQKKDSEERNVAASGSTSLLPGCTYTLDSGNTREANLARCTERVNTLFSSAVASIRASPAQLPRIDAARSSQDFLKKYEKRPHAFSSAFVSPVSDSKVAVSFRLSSVCEDAPAQGGSTRWLEAAGDREQRKRGRSVADLLATVEVMPQTPFPVMLFFDAETRRHYTRIFQFLAVITFSLHSIHHVWRGLSRLHRGLDARAHTRQVNRFSSLRPHMQGSERRTGDCPSWQRGDGKQGQQRAGARDETGETAGGGGGLFRRPRTLLAEGGGGGDERSVAGDLENETPFTLGPGLYANMWQLCVRMKFVTEALHAYVITDALQAEWNDLTGYIHRSTQAALQQPAFLRGTSGREPDGTRGLEVPVSTSHASTKHQGETDTTPREGALETRNGNQNLPPPSSFNSLVPLKRESGWMSPVARETDAEEACTRKITDKDFGALDSRAMSAARGRDEEATAYGLLARHRRTVASIHARCLLSPRLVPLHKHVMSVLRASWALRALQQQVELDERQLGKLLAQQAERWGELSEQRMRLEAEEAAANRVVRASFASLAAPPATREEAGEAQSALREALQRDEEAIFAAKRGIERAGVAAGLVAAQQLLKIEQNFQAACDGLMAALQKLGPLQLLDALALRLDFNCFYSRQAMLKAARANGASRIFGEV encoded by the exons atgctcgccgcgctgcagcgtctcgaCTCAGAGACTGGAGACCGCGATCCaggggaggagagagacggtgCAGCGCACTCGGCGACGTCCttcttccccccccctctggcagagagaggcacggccttgcgcggcgaaggtatctctcggcgtcgtcgctcttctACCGTTGCGGGCAGCCTCCTCGACAGACAGGCGCCCCGGCAACCCAGCGCGACTCCCCccccgtcttcctctccacgcgccgccgcttcgtccgctgcgtcctcAGCCGCGCGGGTGGGTCCggtccgcctcgtcgcgcgcctcgcgcggcggttcgcggcggctgaggaagGAACTCCGCCCCAGCACCGCCCGAGGCAGCGGACGCAAGAGGACACGaggagcgagcgcgcgcTGACCGACGCAGCTTGGCGGACGCTTCTcacgccggcgctgcgccaccGCGGTCGTTCACcgctccgcggcagcagcttgTGGGCGGTCgcagcccgcggcgagcgcgcggagcttTCGACGTCCTTCGTgacgtcggcgcgcgcactGGGCCTCGAGCGGAGCCTCCAgctggcggaggaaggccgGCAGGAAGAAGGCAAGTCCCTTCTGCTGTTGGGTGAGGTcttgctcgcgcgcgcagcctccgcctcttccgcgtcgtctgccgcagcgggGGAGGAGCGACGCCTGGCGAACCCGGACGCCATCCTGTGGCTCCTGTATCTGCTCTCATCGAAGACTGCCGGGGGGAATGAGAGCGCGGActggcgcgcagctccagcggaagggagaggcgagaagcacgcgctgtgccgcgacggcctccgcgcgtcggAGCTCTCCAGACAAGTCTTGCGGGTCGCAGGTGTACCTACACCGCACCtggacgcgcagctgctgcgcagggcCTTCTCTGGCCAACTCCAGAGGCCCGCACCCGAGGACGTCCCTGGCGAAGTTCCGGCCTTTCGCCGCGccccagaggcgccgcctgcgattTCGCATGTGCTCTCGCTCCATCTGAAACAAGAagtcgtcgcggcggcgactcgccTAGGCTTCGGCGGGGCGGACGCGTTCAGATGGCTgaaggcagcgcgagaagagggagagcgcgaagcagagcgccTCCCAGACGGTaaagagacagaaaagagcgagcgccgcgagctgaaAGCGATGGAGGCcacagcagaggaggaggaggagggcgctggATACTTgcaggaggagagggagcaCTCGCAAACAGAGGAACCAGAGGGTGACGAACGCAAGCAGGACGAAGGGCCAGACGACGCGACGAAGGACGAGGAAGTCACACTTGCTCCgagtgtacatacactgcAGAAGACACGCGGAGTGGGTGTTGTGACTAGCCGAAGGCAGATTCGCGCTTCGTGGCCAGAGGTGTCTGCGCTGGAAAGTTCGAAGGAAAGCGAGCAAGAGGAAGATAATGCGGTCGTTTGCGCGTCTTCACGTCCCGGGGCGACGCCGTGGGGCGATCGCGTTCCCTCGCTTCGTTCGCTgttttctcctccgccgtcgtccgcgtcttcgcgcgcctcccatTCCGTCTTTGCGTTTCGCAAGTTTcgttccttctcgctcgcaCCGGATGCCTCCTCtgtcgacggcgacgacggcgcgcggctgtgcCTTCCTgacggcgcgggagaggcgtcgggcgctgtctctccgttGCAGCCCCCGCAGGCGGCTCGCGGAGACAGGGACCCGCGAGCCGGCGGACGATGCTCAGCGCGAGGAAACGGCGATTTCTTCCGCCTAGACAGAGTGGCAACGCTGCGAGCGCGCATGAACGGAGCTCCGTCGAGTTCGCGCTTgtcgcccgacgccgcgagttggtcgctccttcctccttccgaccggcctgcagctgctagtctgtcgcgcgtcttccccGCGGCGCCAAGTGCGTCGTCTTTGTCAGGCGCTCCTTCTGGACttcagccggcggcggatgCGCTGGCTGCAGCTTCAGAGGGCactgcctcctccgtctgcgcggTGCTCCGCCTTGGGGATGCAGGCCTCGCAGTCTCGCCTGCACTTGGACCCGCCTCGGGTGCGCAGGCTTCTccagagacgaggcagctCTCGCAGGGGGCCTCCGTGACTGCGCCGACGAGCTTTTTCGCCTTTCCGCACAGGCCGTTCTTCTTCCCGGAGCGTCCGGGCGACCGGAGAACAGGACTCCTCGACGCGGGGTTCGGCCTTCTGCTggggggcgaggccgcgagcgtgCGGAGaccgagcgcggcgcagagcgccgcagagatcGACGACGGACGCTCCAGCGCCGGGGGCTTTCCCCCTGGGGGTCCGAGCTGTGCGCAGCCGTTGCAGGCCTCTGAGGCGACCCAGTTCGCTGTCTCGATGACAGCGCGTCTATCTGatggacgcgcgcgcggcggagctctgcgtgccttgctgcctccgccggagCCGCAGACAGCGTCGCAGCCCGAAAATGAAGCGAGAAAACGGGGCGACCTGGCGCTGAGGGAgaggcgtctctcgcgaggccagacgccgccccccgccgagcaggcctcgcgcgtgtcAGGCAGTTCTGCCGCAGGCCCTGAGGCCTGGGAGAGAGAAATGCGGCAGTGGCTCCTGAGTGCGCagagcggctgcgacgcggccggcgcgggggcgaagaagcgtcgcctcgcggctaGAGTGTCGCAGTTCGCTTCCTGGGACCTCCGCGTGCTTCAGCCAAGAGtccggagggcggcgaggacgctgcgcgccgcgggaggtggcgacgcggagcgcggGGCCATGCAGGTGTTTGGGCGCATggacgcgcgagctgcgggcggcgtggGCAGTCTTCTCTCCACTGCTTATTGCACCATGACGCTAGGAGGCCTCGACAGCAG GCTTGCGCTGTTCGCAAAAAGTATCCGTGCCGCACCAGGAGCACGTggagcgcgtgcgcgcgtctctctcggcgcggccgcctccgtgTCGCTCCCCTCGTCCCctttgtctcctctgcccCTGCCGTCCGCAGCTCTCGTGGCTATcgcttcgtccgcctcgtcgtttttcacgtcctccgcgcctgcggtctccagcccgcggcgcctcacgCTTGCGGCCGTGCTCACAGCCTGCCCGCCTCCACTGCCGCCCTCCCctgtcctctccctcgccgcgccgcgcccatCTCGCGGAATCGGGtgctcctcggcgccgtctcccgcCCCGTGGTCGCCAGATGAAGCTCCAtacgaggcagacgcgccgacaCGCGCGCCCTTCTGGCTTCACtgctgcgtccgcgcgctgcagggtTTCGAGTCGGTCCTTTTCCGCTCCGTTCACTGCGCGGCttgcctgcaggcgccgtcCAGGGGACTcccctctgcttcgccgccttcttcgtcgcgggcctgcgccgcgccgcgccccgtCACGAGGCGGTGCCACGTCCAGTGTCTgagctcctcttcgctgctgacccaggaggcgaagcggcaaACCCGAGTCGAGTTTGCTGCCGTCAGGattccctctctcgcgtcacttcttcctcctcaggagggaggcggcgcgcgagggagtgCTGCAGACCTCGCTTCGAGgcctttcttcgccgcgtgcAGCGACCTGCGCTACAGCCCCGACACAGCCGACGACCGTACAGCGTCGTGGCAACGCTGGCGAGAGGCAGACTTTCGGACCCCAATGAATTCCGAGCCTATCGGCGCAGCGGGGCCTTGGAGTGCCCGCCGAAGCGAACGCGAGACAGAAGCCACCACGTGGCCGCCGGAGAGCCGCGGGGCGTTGAGAGCGAGCTTCAGCGAAGAAGTCGCTTGGGCACCGGTTTTCGAAGAAGTCGCAGA ACTCGCCAGCCTCCTCCGACGCCTTCGGGCCTTCGtggctttcttctcgtctctgGCGCTTCGGGATCGCGTCtgttctgcggcggcgcctcccgcgtctgcgtcgctgcgccgaggcgtGGGGATCACCGTCGGCGCGTTCGTGGCGGCTGTGGAGAGAGCGCTCTCCGAGATCGACGCGTTTCTGCTCTCAGACGAGGCGTACACGCGTCTCATCCAtgagggcggaggcctctTTGCTGGGGCTGCGTCCGGAGGCGGCCCGCCGGCCTTTCCCAACTCTcccctcgcgctcctcccGCGGCTTCAGGCGTGGCAGAAGcttttccgcttcctcgcgagcCTGTGCTACCTCGACTTCCCTtggtgcgcgcgcgccgccgagagtgAGGCAGCATggcggctcggcgccgcggccctgacccgccgcgccgagccgagaagcagcgactgGGAGAGGCCCCTGCTCGGAggtgcggaggcggctggcTGGGGAATCGCGGACGCCGGCTGGGTGTTTCCCCGAGGCTCGAAGCTTCTCGACAGAGTCTTCCTCTTTGCAGCCTCAGTCCAGGCCGACGCAGCCTacacgccgcggcctcttggGTTTCTGTCGCTGGACGATCTTCTGCTTGGAAGCGAAACCCCGCGggtgcgcgcccgcggggcttcaccttcgccgtcgcggtgGGATGTCGCactgcatctgctgctgctgaccatgtctccgctgcttcaCTTCCTCGAAAACTGGGTGTTTCGAGCCCGTTTCTACGACCCATGCGAAGAATTCATCTACCAAGGCCCCCCGCCGTtttccgccgctgctgccgcctcgtcctcgctgccggACGCGGGAGGCATTTTAGGAATGgtcagcgccgcggggggcggaCACAGCGAATGcgtttctttcctcttctctgcagaaGCTGGAGAGGGAACCGAACGGAGCGCCTcggaaggcgcggctgcggtcgcggcggccgcgcagacgaaTCTTGCTCTGCCCTCCTTCCTGGTGTCGATACAGCAGGAAATCCACAGGGCAGGCCTTCTGCTTTTCATTCTTCGTCAGGCCTCTCCCAAGGCTTTTCAAGCAGCCAGTCTCGCTACGCCTGCcttgtctccttcgtctccgtctctGCATTCGGATGAacctgcctcctctccctcgtccttTGTCTCCTTCGGGCCTGCCCAGGGCCCCACACAGGCTTCGTCTTCAGCTGTGTCGGCTTTCTCTGCACCGAGTTTGAGCATCGAGAGCTTCGCACGGTCCCTGGACTCGAGGCAGCTCACCagcgtctcttctttcttgtCCCCCGCGCCAGgctctgcgcttcttccgcttaCTCGGGCTCTTCCTCCCTGCGCCGAATTAGCCTCCTcacttcttctccctcgcgacTCCCTGTCTGTATCTCTGTGTCCTTCTCTATCGTCCTTCGCGTGCGCGGTCGCCCCGCGTTTCGCGCTCAGCCAagcggcgtcgtctgccgcgtctgcgcgcgcgtgtcccttcactgccgcagaggctcgCACCGGCTTTCGGGCCTCCGCTGACGCAGGCGTCCTCGAGttctccgtcttcttccgaGACCTCGTCCGCGTGGAGAGCAAAGTGCGGCGGCTGTTCGCGGGCGGGTTGCAGCGCGTGTGGCGACTggtcgaggcgcagcagcttcacGTGCAGCAggtcgacgacgcgcgacaggcgcactggcggagggcgcgcgggctgcTTCATCGCAGAATTCAGTTGAGCCAccagacgcagctgctgcagatgcgGAGGGCACATCTGTCGTGCGAGATCAtccgtgcggcggcggcgctcgcgtcgcagAGGTCGACTCCCTGCTCCTCGCTGACCGACGTGTGGCGGCGAGTCCtcaagaagcagaaggaagcCCAACGGCAGGCCCTCGACGaacagcagcgcgacgcgcgcgcacgcgctgagTCTCTTCCGGAGGCGATCGGCGACGACaacgggcgcgggcggcaggaGTGGATACAGGCTGAGCTGGAGAGACGCCtcaagctgcagcgcgtcgagtACGAGCAACTCGAACTGAAGCTggagcagctgaagcagctgcagagggagaTCAGCCGGGCCTGTTGCGAGCCGTATGTTCCCCcggggggcgccgccgcccacagGCGCCAGGCCGCCAAGTCGCAGTTTGAAGCGAAAAAACTCAAGGCGGGCGTGGCGCAGGCCGAGCACGAggtcgaggcggcggcggcggcgctggtgAGCGCTCAGCTCATGCTGGAGAGgagccgcgagagggcgagggcaaGAAGTATGGAAGAACGACTCCAGCAGGGACGTGAACACAGGGACAGAGGACTGAAAAttctgcagcctccgggAGGCGCAGCTACGATCGGGGGCCTGCTCAAGACACCGACGCCAGACAGAGACGAGACACCTCGAGAatgccgccgcgaccggaCCGTTCGCTCCTCGCcatcgtcgccgtctgcttcgcgtgctgcgcgctcgtcctccgcgcttTTGGAGGCCACGTCGGTGCCTCACGcaccgcccgcggcgtcgtcgcctcgttcgccgccgcacgtTCAGGCTCAAGAGACCCTGGAAAAGAGGGATGTCGCGGACGTCGACAGCGCAGAATTCGACATGGGCACAGCGCATGTAGGTGGTTCTgtcgcagaagaaggcggaacGGACATGACAGGAGGAAACGAGCGGAAAGAGTCTCCGGCGCCTTGTCTTCCGCTGCCCGCCGCTGACACTGAGGGGCCCGAGCCCGGGACGTGGGCGACGaccgcagcctcgagcccAAGGGACACTGTGgggagcggcgaggagacacctcGGTTccggggcggagacgcaggcgcagacggagacggAAATGACGACGGAAAAGAGGGAAAGTGGACGATGGAGAGGTTCTGCAgaaaaggcgaggaagggatTTTAAATCGAAGCGTCTGGATCTGTCTGGGCGGAGCTATCAGCGCGCAGCATGCCGTCGCTgaccgcgccttcctcgccctaCTTGGGCCGCAACAGTTTGACCTACTTGGCTGTCTGGAGGTTGTGAGAAAG TTTatcctcttcggcgcgtcCGACGTGATGGGGCAATTTGCCGTTGACCTGGTGGCCGAGttgcagaagaaagacagTGAAGAACGAAACGTGGCGGCTTCTGGCTCTACCTCGCTGCTTCcggggtgtacgtacacacTGGATTCCGGGAATACTCGGGAGGCAAATCTCGCGCGGTGTACCGAGCGCGTCAACACACTGTTTTCGTCCGCAGTCGCGTCCAtccgcgcgtctccggctCAGCTTCCACGGATTGACGCGGCCCGATCCAGTCAAGACTTTCTGAAGAAATACGAAAAAAGGCCACatgctttctcttctgctttcGTCTCTCCGGTGTCGGACTCGAAAGTAGCTGTCTCCTTCCGGCTGTCAAGTGTCTGCGAGGACGCCCCGGCCCAAGGAGGAAGCACGCGCTGgctggaggccgcaggcgataGAGAGCAAAGGAAACGTGGTCGCAGCGTTGCGGACTTGTTAGCGACCGTGGAGGTcatgccgcagacgcctttCCCCGTTATGCTTTTCTTCGATGCG gagacgcggcgtcACTACACCCGAATCTTCCAGTTCCTCGCGGTCATCACATTTTCTCTTCATTCCATCCACCACGTGTGGCGTGGCCTGAGCCGTCTGCACCGCGGgctcgacgcccgcgcgcacACCAGGCAAGTGAatcgtttttcttctctgcggccgcacATGCAAGGCTCGGAGCGACGTACTGGAGACTGTCCTTCTtggcagagaggcgacggaaaacaggggcagcagagagcgggcgcgagagacgaaacTGGCGAGacagccggcggaggagggggccTTTTCCGTAGACCCAGGACGCTCCTGGCagaaggaggggggggaggcgacgagcgcaGCGTCGCGGGAGACCTAGAAAACGAAACACCGTTCACTCTCGGGCCTGGGCTGTACGCGAACATGTGGCAACTGTGCGTCCGAATGAAATTTGTGACCGAAGCGCTTCACGCCTACGTTATCACTGACGCACTCCAGGCGGAGTGGAATGACCTTACGGGGTACATACACCGCAGTACACAGgccgctctgcagcagcccgcGTTTCTACGCGGCACGAGCGGCAGGGAACCAGATGGCACGCGAGGGCTGGAAGTTCCAGTCTCCACCTCGCATGCATCGACGAAGCACCAAGGCGAGACAGACACCACGCCGCGAGAGGGTGCCCTCGAGACTAGGAATGGCAATCAAAATCTaccgccgccgtcttcgttcAACTCTCTCGTCCCGCTGAAGCGCGAATCAGGCTGGATGTCGCCTGTCGCCAGAGAGActgacgcggaggaggcctgCACCAGGAAGATCACCGACAAGGACTTTGGGGCCTTGGATTCGAGAGCGATGTCCGCTGCTCGGGggcgcgacgaagaagcgacggcgTACGGACTGCTCGCCAGGCACAGGAGAACCGTGGCCTCCATTCATGCCAG gtgtctcctgtctcctcgacTGGTGCCCTTGCACAAGCACGTGATGAGCGTTCTTCGGGCGTCTTGGGCTCTGCGGGCCCTCCAACAGCAGGTCGAGCTCGACGAGCGGCAATTGGGAaagctgctggcgcagcaAGCGGAGCGCTGGGGGGAGCTCAGTgagcagcgcatgcggctggaggcggaggaggctgccgcgAACCGCGTTGTTCGTGCGTCTTTTGCCAGCCTGGCGGCTCCTCCGGCGacccgcgaggaggcaggcgaagcgcagTCCGCCCTGAGAGAGGCCCTTCAACGCGATGAGGAAGCTATTTTCGCCGCGAAACGGGGCATAGAGCGGGCCGGCGTTGCCGCAGGCCTCGTGGCAGCTCAGCAGCTCCTGAAGATCGAGCAGAACTTCCAAGCGGCGTGCGACGGGCTGATGGCTGCTCTGCAGAAGCTcgggcctctgcagctgcttgaCGCTCTAGCCCTCAGGCTCGATTTCAATTGCTTCTACTCCAGACAGGCCATGCTGAAGGCCGCTCGCGCGAACGGTGCGAGCCGGATTTTTGGAGAGGTGTAG